In one Parageobacillus genomosp. 1 genomic region, the following are encoded:
- the parC gene encoding DNA topoisomerase IV subunit A, which translates to MAERLLDLPLEDVLGDRFGRYSKYIIQERALPDVRDGLKPVQRRILYAMYIDGNTADKPFRKAAKTVGNVIGNFHPHGDSSVYEAMVRMSQDWKLRNVLIEMHGNNGSIDGDPPAAMRYTEARLSAIAAELLRDIDKQTVEFVPNFDDTTKEPVVLPAMFPNLLVNGSTGISAGYATEIPPHPLGEVIDAVLMRIDKPACTVDELMTVLHGPDFPTGGIIQGKDGIKKAYETGKGKIIIRGKAVIEQGKGGKKQIIITELPYEVNKANLVKKIDELRFDKKLDGIADVRDETDRTGLRIVIELKKDADAEGILNYLYKNTDLQVPYNFNMVAIHQRRPKLLSLPELLDAYIEHRKEVVTNRTQYELKKAHERQHIVAGLMKALSILDEVIATIRASRDKRDAKDNLIAKYEFTEMQAEAIVSLQLYRLTNTDITALKQEAEELEKTIQELTAILSEEKKLLSVIKKELKAMKKQYADERRTKIEEEIEEIKINLEVMIPAEDVIVTVTKEGYVKRTSYRSYSASNGQDFGMKESDRLLALLEMNTTDVLLLFTRRGNYLYCPVYELPDIRWKDVGQHISNLIPLERDDDIIAAVPVKQFAEAISLVFVTKQGMVKRTELAQYKVQRYTRPLVAMNLKEDDEVIHVYSTDGQQSLLLVTNQGYGLWFDEAEISSVGVRAAGVKGINLKEGDYVVSAHPVAGEEERYLVIATQRGAVKKMPLSEFEKTSRAKRGVVMLRELKTNPHRIVASVLTEGGDETLLIRTETGTVETISAAALRSADRYSNGSFVVDVDEAGAVVDMWKQPPNMLGKEAIE; encoded by the coding sequence ATGGCAGAAAGGCTGCTAGACTTACCGCTGGAGGACGTGCTTGGCGACCGCTTCGGCCGCTACAGCAAATACATTATTCAAGAACGGGCGCTCCCTGATGTCCGTGACGGGTTAAAGCCGGTGCAGCGCCGCATTTTATATGCGATGTATATCGATGGAAACACAGCTGATAAGCCGTTTCGCAAAGCGGCGAAAACGGTCGGTAACGTGATCGGAAATTTTCATCCGCACGGCGATTCGTCCGTCTATGAAGCGATGGTGCGGATGAGCCAGGATTGGAAGCTGCGCAACGTCTTGATTGAAATGCATGGCAATAACGGCAGCATTGACGGCGACCCGCCGGCGGCGATGCGCTATACAGAAGCGCGTCTGTCAGCGATCGCCGCTGAATTGCTTCGCGATATTGACAAGCAGACGGTCGAATTTGTACCGAACTTTGACGATACGACGAAAGAACCGGTTGTATTGCCCGCGATGTTTCCGAATTTATTAGTGAACGGTTCAACCGGCATCTCAGCCGGATATGCGACCGAAATTCCGCCGCATCCTTTAGGGGAAGTCATTGACGCTGTATTGATGCGGATTGATAAACCTGCTTGCACGGTCGATGAGCTGATGACCGTGCTTCATGGTCCCGACTTTCCAACCGGTGGCATTATTCAAGGAAAAGATGGCATTAAAAAAGCGTATGAAACCGGAAAAGGGAAAATCATTATCCGCGGCAAAGCGGTGATTGAACAAGGAAAAGGCGGGAAAAAGCAAATTATCATTACGGAGCTTCCATATGAAGTCAATAAAGCGAACCTCGTCAAAAAAATCGATGAGCTTCGCTTTGACAAAAAGCTCGACGGCATTGCCGACGTTCGTGACGAAACAGACCGCACCGGGCTGCGCATCGTGATCGAGCTGAAAAAAGACGCTGATGCGGAAGGAATATTAAACTACTTATACAAAAACACCGATTTGCAAGTGCCGTACAACTTTAATATGGTGGCGATTCATCAGCGCCGGCCGAAGCTGTTAAGCCTTCCAGAGTTGCTTGATGCCTACATTGAGCACCGCAAGGAAGTGGTAACGAACCGCACGCAATATGAGCTGAAAAAAGCGCACGAACGCCAGCATATCGTCGCAGGACTGATGAAAGCTTTATCCATTTTAGATGAAGTGATTGCAACGATCCGCGCTTCCCGCGATAAGCGCGACGCCAAAGACAATTTAATCGCCAAGTATGAGTTTACCGAAATGCAGGCGGAAGCGATTGTATCGCTGCAGCTATACCGCTTAACGAACACCGACATTACCGCGCTGAAGCAGGAAGCCGAAGAACTAGAAAAGACGATTCAGGAACTGACCGCGATTTTAAGCGAGGAAAAAAAGCTGCTTTCCGTCATTAAAAAAGAGTTAAAAGCGATGAAAAAGCAATATGCCGATGAGCGGAGAACGAAAATTGAAGAAGAAATTGAAGAAATTAAAATCAACTTAGAAGTGATGATTCCAGCAGAAGACGTGATTGTCACCGTCACGAAAGAAGGATATGTGAAACGAACGAGCTATCGTTCGTACAGCGCATCAAACGGCCAAGATTTCGGCATGAAAGAATCCGACCGGCTTCTTGCCCTGTTGGAAATGAATACAACCGACGTATTATTGCTGTTTACCCGCCGCGGCAATTATCTGTATTGTCCGGTTTATGAGTTGCCGGATATTCGCTGGAAGGACGTCGGCCAGCATATTTCTAATCTCATTCCGCTTGAACGCGATGATGACATTATCGCCGCCGTGCCGGTGAAACAGTTTGCTGAAGCGATAAGCCTTGTGTTTGTTACGAAACAAGGCATGGTAAAACGAACCGAGCTTGCGCAATACAAAGTGCAGCGCTATACGCGGCCGCTCGTGGCGATGAATCTTAAAGAAGACGATGAAGTGATACACGTATATAGCACCGATGGCCAGCAAAGCTTATTGCTTGTGACGAATCAAGGATACGGATTATGGTTTGACGAAGCAGAAATCAGCTCCGTCGGCGTGCGTGCCGCCGGGGTAAAAGGAATTAATTTAAAAGAAGGAGATTACGTCGTTTCCGCGCATCCAGTCGCGGGCGAAGAGGAGCGGTATTTAGTCATCGCGACCCAGCGCGGGGCTGTGAAAAAAATGCCGCTTAGCGAATTTGAAAAAACATCGCGTGCTAAACGCGGCGTCGTTATGCTCCGGGAGTTAAAGACAAACCCGCATCGGATCGTAGCTTCCGTGTTAACGGAGGGCGGTGACGAGACGCTGCTCATTCGCACGGAAACGGGGACGGTTGAGACCATTTCGGCTGCAGCACTGCGCAGCGCCGACCGCTACAGCAACGGCTCTTTTGTCGTTGACGTCGATGAAGCGGGAGCGGTGGTCGATATGTGGAAACAGCCGCCTAACATGTTAGGTAAAGAGGCGATAGAATAA